Proteins encoded by one window of Maliibacterium massiliense:
- the mgsA gene encoding methylglyoxal synthase — translation MNIALIAHDKKKQDMIHLAIAYRAILAKHTLYATGTTGRLVAEASGLNVHRFLSGPLGGDQQIGALVANNRMDLILFLRDPLTAQPHEPDVSALLRLCDVHNIPLATNMATAEVLLGAVDRGALDWRLIVNPSSERELEKK, via the coding sequence TTGAATATCGCGCTGATAGCCCACGATAAAAAGAAACAGGATATGATCCATCTGGCCATCGCCTACCGGGCGATCCTGGCCAAGCACACCCTCTACGCCACCGGCACCACCGGGCGCCTGGTGGCCGAGGCCTCGGGCCTGAACGTGCACCGCTTCCTCTCCGGCCCGCTGGGCGGCGATCAGCAGATCGGCGCGCTGGTGGCCAACAACAGGATGGACTTGATCCTGTTTCTGCGCGACCCGCTCACCGCGCAGCCCCATGAGCCCGACGTATCTGCGTTGCTGCGCCTGTGCGACGTGCATAACATCCCACTGGCCACCAACATGGCCACCGCGGAGGTGCTGCTGGGGGCGGTAGACCGCGGCGCGCTGGACTGGCGGCTGATCGTCAACCCCTCCTCGGAGCGGGAGCTGGAAAAGAAATAG
- a CDS encoding M23 family metallopeptidase: MDMQKIEDTPKVEVKATVVRSRGEQLEAKKRAITYREHQSVKDAPVYTRPPIRTSKGRRTPPNFGRARHARGGGSAPQQDDASVRRLIRNICICAGIILLVLIARYVQTPLTDNVVSGLRTALTFDVDVEETLGQLKFVQEKLPDVAEVFMQRPKGEDVHLAMPAEGQVVSRYIAMRNECIDIATKDGEHVKAAADGTVSEVGNDSEGQYVVVQHANKLVSIYRGMGEVSVKAQDAVKQGSVMGTAGKVNGTSLVRFALYQDEKAIDPLPLMGGVQGE; encoded by the coding sequence ATGGATATGCAGAAGATAGAGGATACGCCCAAGGTGGAGGTCAAAGCCACGGTTGTGCGCAGTCGTGGGGAGCAGCTGGAGGCCAAAAAGCGCGCCATCACCTACCGCGAGCACCAGAGCGTCAAGGACGCGCCGGTGTATACCCGCCCGCCCATCCGCACCTCTAAGGGAAGGCGCACGCCGCCCAACTTCGGCAGGGCGCGCCATGCGCGGGGCGGGGGGAGCGCCCCGCAGCAGGACGACGCCTCGGTGCGCCGGCTGATCCGCAACATCTGCATCTGCGCGGGGATCATCCTGCTGGTGCTCATCGCGCGCTATGTGCAGACGCCGCTGACCGATAACGTGGTCTCTGGCCTGCGCACCGCGCTGACCTTTGATGTGGATGTGGAGGAGACGCTGGGCCAGCTCAAGTTTGTGCAGGAGAAGCTGCCCGACGTGGCGGAAGTATTCATGCAGCGCCCCAAGGGAGAGGACGTGCACCTGGCCATGCCGGCTGAGGGGCAGGTCGTCTCGCGCTACATCGCCATGCGCAACGAGTGCATCGACATCGCTACCAAGGACGGGGAACATGTCAAGGCCGCGGCCGACGGCACCGTCAGCGAGGTGGGCAACGACAGCGAGGGCCAGTACGTGGTGGTGCAGCATGCAAATAAGCTGGTGAGCATCTACCGCGGCATGGGGGAGGTGAGCGTCAAGGCGCAGGACGCGGTCAAGCAGGGCAGCGTGATGGGCACGGCGGGCAAGGTCAACGGCACGTCCCTGGTGCGCTTTGCGCTCTACCAGGATGAAAAGGCGATTGACCCGCTGCCGCTGATGGGGGGCGTGCAGGGGGAATAG
- a CDS encoding M50 family metallopeptidase — protein sequence MGKKRGAFRVGKMLGFQVRLSPWMLGMLALAAMVGQFGTIGAMMLTVFVHELCHAFAARMLGMCVEEVEMMPFGGVARVSTPMAADPKGEMIVALAGPLANALVVLAIGTLGYYGVRHPLLDGLASCNLLVGSFNLLPALPLDGGRVLRALLSQALGVARATRVAAYLGMALGALLLVLGGILLFAGTINVTFFGVGLLVLLSAWQQRAQAPYMLLRGLEHKKEALRRCRVLPVRTFAVRYDTPVATALQALRGGCLHRVVLVDDALRERVILSEAQLMDGMLRAGAQATLRQIID from the coding sequence ATGGGCAAAAAAAGAGGCGCATTTCGCGTAGGTAAAATGCTGGGCTTCCAGGTGCGGCTAAGCCCCTGGATGCTTGGCATGCTCGCCCTTGCGGCGATGGTGGGCCAGTTTGGCACCATCGGGGCGATGATGCTGACCGTCTTTGTGCACGAGCTGTGCCATGCCTTTGCGGCGCGGATGCTGGGCATGTGCGTGGAGGAGGTGGAGATGATGCCCTTCGGGGGCGTGGCGCGCGTGTCCACGCCCATGGCTGCGGACCCCAAGGGCGAGATGATCGTGGCGCTGGCGGGACCCCTTGCAAACGCGCTGGTGGTGCTGGCCATCGGCACGTTGGGCTACTACGGGGTGCGCCATCCGCTGCTGGACGGCCTTGCCAGCTGCAATCTGCTGGTGGGCAGCTTCAATCTGCTCCCCGCGCTGCCGCTCGATGGCGGGCGGGTGCTGCGCGCGCTGCTCAGCCAGGCGCTGGGCGTGGCGCGCGCCACACGCGTGGCGGCCTACTTGGGCATGGCGCTGGGCGCGCTGCTGCTGGTTTTAGGGGGAATACTGCTCTTTGCGGGCACCATCAACGTCACTTTCTTTGGCGTGGGGCTGCTGGTGCTGCTCTCGGCATGGCAGCAGCGCGCCCAGGCCCCCTACATGCTGCTGCGCGGGCTGGAGCATAAAAAGGAGGCGCTGCGCCGGTGCCGGGTGCTGCCGGTGCGCACGTTTGCGGTGCGCTACGATACGCCGGTAGCTACGGCGCTGCAGGCGCTACGCGGCGGCTGCCTGCACCGCGTCGTGCTGGTGGACGATGCACTGCGCGAGCGGGTTATTTTGAGCGAGGCCCAGCTGATGGACGGCATGTTGCGCGCGGGCGCGCAGGCCACGCTGCGGCAGATCATCGATTGA
- a CDS encoding TIGR03960 family B12-binding radical SAM protein, with protein sequence MLKERIEAVLAHVEKPARYTGGELNMCVKDPSAVDVRFALAFPDTYEVGMSHLGSKILYHCINMRKDTYCERVFAPWVDMEEYMREEGIPLFSLETFSPIADFDMVGFTLQYEMSYSNVLNMLELAGIPLRSDARGAGDPLIIAGGPCAFNPEPLAPFIDLFVLGEGEEVTHELLDLYARERTLDKETFLLHAAQRIAGVYVPRFYEETYHADGTLAGRRRLAQVPARIQKRIVSDVDKLPYPEAPIVPYIGIVHDRIMLEVFRGCTRGCRFCQAGMIYRPLREKSAARVVELARAQVASTGYEEISLTSLSTGDYSHLDEVAGALNAAFDQKRVSVSLPSLRIDSFTEDMARQSGRVRKSGLTFAPEAGSQRLRDCINKNVTQEDLMRTVHTAFSLGWNTIKLYFMVGLPTETMADIDALAKLVHGVCDVYYALPKEQRAPGLRVTASTSNFVPKAHTPFQWCGQDSIALLHEKQQYLRQALKRRGITYNWHEAYLSRMEAAFALGDRRLADVLEAAHRRGCRFDGWDEHFSYEKWCQAFDDCGLDIAFFANRARDLDEMLPWDHIDCGVRKAYLQKEWARAKAGVTTPDCRQGCTGCGAATFGAGVCV encoded by the coding sequence TTGCTCAAAGAGCGCATCGAGGCGGTGCTGGCGCATGTGGAAAAGCCCGCGCGCTACACCGGAGGCGAACTGAATATGTGCGTCAAGGACCCATCGGCCGTGGACGTGCGCTTTGCCCTGGCATTTCCCGATACCTATGAGGTGGGCATGTCCCATCTGGGCAGCAAAATCCTCTACCACTGCATCAACATGCGCAAGGATACTTACTGTGAGCGCGTATTTGCGCCGTGGGTGGATATGGAGGAATACATGCGCGAGGAGGGGATCCCCCTCTTTTCGCTGGAGACGTTTTCGCCCATCGCGGATTTTGACATGGTGGGTTTTACCCTGCAGTATGAGATGAGCTACTCCAACGTGCTCAACATGCTGGAGCTTGCCGGCATCCCGCTGCGCAGCGATGCGCGCGGCGCGGGCGATCCGCTCATCATCGCGGGCGGCCCCTGTGCCTTTAACCCCGAGCCGCTGGCCCCCTTTATCGACCTGTTTGTGCTGGGCGAGGGGGAGGAGGTCACGCACGAGCTGCTCGACCTCTACGCGCGCGAGCGCACGCTGGATAAGGAGACTTTTCTGCTGCACGCCGCCCAGCGCATTGCGGGGGTGTACGTGCCGCGCTTTTATGAGGAGACGTACCATGCCGATGGCACGCTTGCGGGGCGCAGGCGCCTTGCGCAGGTGCCTGCACGCATCCAAAAGCGCATCGTATCGGACGTGGACAAGCTGCCCTATCCCGAGGCGCCCATCGTGCCCTATATCGGCATCGTGCACGACCGCATCATGCTGGAGGTGTTCCGCGGCTGCACGCGGGGATGCCGGTTCTGCCAGGCGGGCATGATCTACCGCCCTTTGCGCGAAAAGAGCGCCGCACGCGTGGTGGAGCTGGCCCGCGCGCAGGTGGCCTCCACCGGCTATGAGGAGATATCCCTCACCAGCCTCAGCACGGGCGATTATTCCCATTTAGACGAGGTGGCCGGCGCGCTCAACGCGGCCTTTGACCAAAAGCGCGTGTCGGTTTCGCTGCCCTCGCTGCGCATCGACTCCTTCACCGAGGACATGGCCCGCCAGTCGGGCAGGGTGCGCAAAAGCGGGCTGACCTTCGCGCCGGAGGCGGGCAGCCAGCGTCTGCGCGACTGCATCAACAAAAACGTCACCCAAGAGGACCTGATGCGCACCGTGCACACCGCCTTTTCGCTGGGGTGGAACACCATCAAGCTTTACTTTATGGTGGGGCTGCCCACCGAGACCATGGCGGACATCGACGCGCTTGCCAAACTGGTGCACGGCGTGTGTGACGTCTACTACGCCCTGCCCAAGGAGCAGCGCGCGCCCGGCCTGCGCGTCACGGCCAGCACATCCAACTTCGTGCCCAAGGCGCACACGCCTTTTCAATGGTGCGGGCAGGACAGTATTGCACTTTTGCACGAAAAGCAGCAGTATCTGCGCCAGGCGCTTAAGCGGCGGGGCATCACCTACAACTGGCACGAGGCGTATTTGTCGCGCATGGAGGCGGCCTTTGCGCTGGGCGACCGGCGCCTGGCGGACGTGCTGGAGGCTGCGCACCGGCGGGGCTGCCGCTTTGACGGATGGGACGAGCACTTCTCCTACGAAAAATGGTGCCAGGCTTTTGACGATTGCGGGCTGGACATCGCCTTTTTTGCAAACCGCGCGCGGGATCTGGACGAGATGCTGCCCTGGGATCACATCGACTGCGGCGTACGCAAGGCGTACTTGCAAAAGGAGTGGGCGCGGGCAAAAGCGGGTGTGACTACGCCCGACTGCCGGCAGGGATGTACCGGCTGCGGCGCGGCCACATTCGGCGCGGGGGTGTGCGTATGA
- a CDS encoding TIGR03936 family radical SAM-associated protein gives MRFLAQFQKTGGAQFVSHLDLMRAMQRALRRADVPVRFSKGFNPHPVMAFAQASPVGVESFAEYVDVALAKDCDADTLVRALNGALPPVLKASRGVCVQDGYPALMARVARAAYTVRLEGDARQNVAKWRAFFAQDEILAQKKGKAGVKTIDIKPMVFAQDMGEDGALCLILAAGSGGNLSPMLLLGALGGFLGAPVEARVTLEDVWALKDGAKTDLFSLETKGGDTP, from the coding sequence ATGAGGTTCCTTGCGCAGTTTCAAAAGACGGGCGGGGCGCAGTTCGTCTCGCATCTGGATTTGATGCGCGCCATGCAGCGCGCGCTGCGGCGCGCCGATGTGCCGGTGCGCTTTTCCAAAGGGTTCAATCCCCATCCGGTGATGGCGTTTGCGCAGGCCTCGCCGGTGGGCGTGGAGAGCTTTGCCGAGTACGTGGACGTGGCGCTGGCGAAGGACTGCGACGCGGACACGCTCGTGCGCGCGCTCAACGGCGCGCTGCCGCCTGTGCTCAAGGCATCGCGCGGCGTCTGCGTGCAGGATGGCTACCCCGCGCTGATGGCGCGCGTGGCGCGCGCCGCATACACCGTGCGGCTTGAAGGCGACGCGCGTCAAAACGTCGCGAAATGGCGGGCCTTTTTTGCGCAGGACGAAATCTTGGCGCAGAAAAAGGGCAAGGCGGGCGTCAAAACCATTGACATCAAACCCATGGTTTTTGCGCAGGATATGGGGGAGGACGGCGCGCTGTGCCTGATATTGGCGGCGGGCAGCGGGGGCAATTTAAGCCCCATGCTGCTGTTGGGCGCGCTGGGTGGCTTTTTGGGCGCGCCCGTGGAGGCGCGCGTGACGCTGGAGGATGTGTGGGCGCTGAAGGACGGCGCAAAGACGGACCTGTTTTCTCTGGAGACGAAGGGCGGTGATACCCCGTGA
- a CDS encoding Rne/Rng family ribonuclease, with protein sequence MKQLLLHARPHLKRMAIFEDDALVETAYEYEGHEQVMGNIYKGRVDSVLPGMDACFVDIGLAKNAFLHFCDVAGYGEDVAFDAQDRKSPCKPCKAPVRVGDEIVVQVIKESGGEKGVRLSMHLTMPGRRLVLLPGMDDIGISRRISDEQERARLRAIAQRILPEGMGLIMRTAAGGEQEDVLARELSYLIERWQRVQQKSRACSAPVRLFYDGDLVMRTIRDTLDECFDEIWVDDAKVYDCARHMLAAYMKDMVPRLHLWDVSRGRMFCHYSVDDRLSKLLARKIWLKNGAYLIFDFTEALTVIDVNTGKCVGKTRHENTILEVNLAAAVEVARQIRLRDIGGIVIIDFIDMCQSESRQAVLDKLCQELARDRTRTHVGGFTSMGLVELTRKKARPTLASLLERPCTYCRGEGSIESVFAVVMRASRQVDKLMRHTDTERILLEVHPIVAEEILKEAEQGRPLIDILPGRKLLLHPLGCLHQSTVQATAYTDVYAQKHPVALDSCHVLTRPQD encoded by the coding sequence GTGAAACAGCTGCTGTTGCACGCGCGGCCGCATTTAAAGCGCATGGCTATCTTTGAGGATGACGCGCTTGTGGAGACGGCCTACGAATACGAGGGCCACGAGCAGGTGATGGGCAACATCTACAAGGGGCGCGTGGACTCGGTGCTGCCGGGCATGGACGCGTGTTTTGTGGATATCGGCCTTGCCAAAAACGCCTTTCTGCATTTTTGCGACGTGGCGGGCTACGGGGAAGACGTCGCCTTTGACGCGCAGGACCGCAAATCCCCCTGCAAGCCATGCAAGGCACCGGTGCGCGTGGGCGACGAGATCGTGGTGCAGGTGATCAAGGAATCGGGCGGGGAAAAGGGCGTGCGCCTCTCCATGCACCTGACCATGCCCGGCAGGCGGCTGGTACTGCTGCCCGGCATGGATGATATCGGCATCTCACGGCGCATCAGCGACGAGCAGGAGCGCGCACGCCTGCGCGCTATCGCCCAGCGCATCCTGCCCGAGGGCATGGGCCTGATCATGCGCACCGCCGCGGGTGGGGAGCAGGAGGACGTGCTGGCGCGCGAGCTTTCCTACTTGATTGAACGCTGGCAGCGGGTGCAGCAGAAGAGCCGTGCCTGTAGCGCCCCGGTCCGCCTGTTTTATGACGGTGATCTGGTGATGCGCACCATCCGCGACACGCTCGACGAATGCTTTGACGAGATCTGGGTGGACGACGCCAAGGTGTACGACTGCGCCCGGCACATGCTCGCCGCCTACATGAAGGATATGGTGCCCCGCCTGCATCTGTGGGACGTCTCGCGCGGGCGGATGTTCTGCCACTACAGCGTGGACGACCGCCTAAGCAAGCTGCTCGCCCGCAAGATCTGGCTCAAAAACGGGGCCTATCTCATCTTTGACTTTACCGAGGCGCTCACCGTCATCGACGTCAACACCGGCAAATGCGTGGGCAAGACCCGCCATGAGAACACGATTCTGGAGGTCAACCTCGCCGCGGCGGTGGAGGTGGCCCGCCAGATACGCCTGCGGGATATCGGGGGCATTGTGATCATCGACTTTATCGACATGTGCCAGAGCGAGAGCCGGCAGGCCGTGCTTGATAAGCTGTGCCAGGAGCTGGCGCGCGACCGCACGCGTACCCACGTGGGCGGCTTTACCAGCATGGGGCTGGTGGAGCTGACGCGCAAAAAGGCGCGGCCCACGCTCGCCTCGCTGCTGGAGCGCCCCTGCACCTACTGCCGCGGCGAGGGCAGCATCGAGAGCGTGTTTGCGGTGGTGATGCGCGCCTCGCGCCAGGTGGATAAGCTGATGCGCCATACCGATACCGAGCGTATTTTGCTGGAGGTGCATCCCATCGTGGCTGAGGAAATCCTCAAAGAGGCCGAGCAGGGCCGCCCGCTGATCGATATTTTGCCCGGTAGAAAGCTGCTGCTGCATCCGCTGGGATGCCTGCACCAGAGCACGGTGCAGGCCACGGCCTACACGGACGTCTACGCGCAGAAGCACCCCGTCGCGCTGGACAGCTGCCACGTGCTGACGCGGCCGCAAGATTAG
- the rplU gene encoding 50S ribosomal protein L21, translating into MVAVVRTGGKQYRVQEGDVLYVEKLAVEEGATVQLDPLMIIDGDNVKIGTPVVEGASVEAKLIGNVKGEKIIVFKMKSKKNYRKKQGHRQPYSKVEITKING; encoded by the coding sequence ATGGTAGCAGTAGTCCGTACAGGTGGCAAGCAGTACCGCGTGCAGGAAGGCGACGTGCTCTACGTCGAAAAACTTGCAGTGGAAGAAGGCGCCACGGTGCAGCTGGATCCCCTGATGATCATCGACGGCGACAATGTCAAAATCGGCACGCCCGTTGTGGAAGGCGCGTCGGTCGAGGCAAAGCTGATCGGCAATGTCAAGGGCGAGAAAATCATCGTCTTTAAAATGAAGTCCAAGAAAAACTATCGCAAAAAACAGGGCCACCGTCAGCCGTACTCCAAAGTCGAGATCACCAAGATCAACGGTTAA
- a CDS encoding ribosomal-processing cysteine protease Prp, translated as MTRVTLYSHPKDGYIAFAVEGHAQRAELVSQDAYDLVCAAISAVTQVAILGLIQVAGVQPHIAVEEERGYLRMELPRSLDVDARRAAQIILRTMVVGLTNMQPDYEQYLAIQTVEVE; from the coding sequence ATGACGCGCGTAACGCTCTACAGCCATCCGAAGGATGGATACATTGCCTTTGCGGTAGAGGGGCACGCCCAGCGCGCGGAACTGGTCAGCCAGGATGCCTACGACCTGGTGTGCGCGGCCATATCGGCCGTGACGCAGGTGGCGATACTGGGGCTGATCCAGGTCGCGGGTGTGCAGCCGCACATTGCAGTGGAGGAAGAACGCGGGTATCTCCGCATGGAGCTTCCGCGATCGCTCGACGTCGATGCGCGCCGGGCAGCGCAGATCATTCTGCGCACAATGGTTGTTGGTCTAACCAACATGCAGCCGGATTACGAGCAATATCTGGCGATCCAGACAGTGGAGGTGGAATAA
- the rpmA gene encoding 50S ribosomal protein L27, protein MFRMNLQLFAHKKGMGSTRNGRDSESKRLGVKRADGQTVLAGNILVRQRGTKIHPGVNVGIGSDDTLFAKVTGVVRFERQGRDKKRVSVYPASEEVGA, encoded by the coding sequence ATGTTTCGCATGAATTTGCAGCTGTTCGCGCACAAAAAGGGCATGGGCAGCACCCGCAACGGCCGCGACAGCGAGTCCAAGCGCCTGGGCGTCAAGCGCGCCGATGGGCAGACGGTGCTGGCGGGCAACATCCTGGTGCGCCAGCGCGGCACCAAGATTCATCCGGGCGTCAACGTGGGCATTGGCTCGGACGATACGCTCTTTGCCAAGGTGACGGGTGTGGTGCGCTTTGAGCGCCAGGGCCGCGATAAAAAGCGCGTCAGCGTATATCCCGCGAGCGAAGAAGTGGGCGCGTAA
- a CDS encoding DNA glycosylase → MQLLEQGDSLLLCDAAHFDARTLFDSGQNFRFLPNATDPALWRGVAGGRPLSLRPEGPDAWRLFPCTRADFDAYWRGFFDLDRDYAAVAADLRRRDPSIGPALAYCQGLRILRQDPFETLVCFILSANNNMTRIRRSVQAMCSRFGAPIEAPWGTVRAFPTPRALRYASQAALRDCGVGYRDRYIKEAARMVHAAEIDLEALRALPTAEARAVLMRVPGVGTKVADCILLFALDKREAFPADTWVKRIAREVYDHTPCKTLAERFGPEAGYAQQVLFHYHRSRTKAHET, encoded by the coding sequence ATGCAACTGCTGGAGCAAGGGGATAGCCTGCTGCTGTGCGATGCAGCGCACTTTGACGCGCGCACGCTCTTTGATAGCGGGCAGAACTTCCGCTTTCTGCCCAATGCGACGGACCCTGCGCTGTGGCGGGGCGTGGCCGGAGGCAGGCCGCTCTCCCTGCGCCCCGAAGGGCCGGACGCCTGGCGCCTTTTCCCCTGCACGCGCGCGGATTTTGACGCGTACTGGCGCGGCTTTTTTGATCTGGACCGGGATTACGCGGCTGTCGCGGCGGATCTGCGCAGGCGCGATCCGTCCATCGGGCCCGCCCTTGCGTACTGCCAGGGCCTGCGCATTCTGCGCCAGGATCCGTTTGAGACGCTCGTCTGTTTTATTCTATCCGCCAACAACAATATGACGCGCATCCGAAGAAGCGTCCAGGCCATGTGCAGCCGTTTCGGCGCGCCCATCGAGGCGCCATGGGGTACGGTGCGCGCCTTTCCCACGCCCAGGGCGCTGCGCTACGCCTCGCAGGCGGCGCTTCGCGACTGCGGAGTGGGGTATCGCGACCGCTATATCAAGGAAGCGGCGCGCATGGTGCACGCGGCCGAGATCGACTTGGAGGCGCTGCGCGCGTTGCCCACCGCAGAGGCGCGCGCAGTGCTGATGCGCGTGCCGGGCGTGGGCACAAAGGTGGCCGACTGCATCCTGCTCTTTGCGCTGGATAAGCGCGAGGCCTTTCCGGCGGATACGTGGGTCAAGCGCATCGCACGCGAGGTATACGACCATACCCCTTGCAAGACGCTCGCGGAGCGCTTTGGGCCGGAGGCGGGCTACGCGCAGCAGGTGCTGTTTCACTACCACCGCAGCCGCACAAAAGCGCACGAAACCTGA
- the guaB gene encoding IMP dehydrogenase, whose protein sequence is MKEIREGLTFDDVLLVPQHSDFIPKDAQVNTELTPSLKLNIPLLSAAMDTVTDARLAIAMAREGGIGIIHKNMTIEEQAHQVDRVKRSEHGVITDPFYLSAEHLISDALALMERYHISGVPITKDGRLVGILTNRDLRFLTDFTRPISEVMTSENLVTAPEGTTLEEAKEILRRHKIEKLPIVDKDFQLKGLITIKDIEKAIQYPNSAKDPNGRLLAGAAVGVSRDIEERVAALIDAKVDLIAIDTAHGHSQGVLDTIARIKKRFSVPVMAGNVATAPATRALIEAGADCVKVGIGPGSICTTRVVAGIGVPQITAVADCAEEADKFGIRVVADGGIKYSGDIVKAIAAGASAVMLGGVLAGTEEAPGETEIYQGRSFKVYRGMGSMAAMEKGSKDRYFQDGESDAKKLVPEGVEGRVPYRGVLADTIYQLLGGLRSGMGYCGTRTIEDLRKNGEFIRITSAGLHESHPHDIYITKEAPNYQSGV, encoded by the coding sequence ATGAAAGAGATTCGAGAGGGACTGACGTTTGACGATGTACTGCTGGTGCCGCAGCATTCGGACTTCATCCCCAAAGATGCGCAGGTGAACACCGAGCTGACGCCCAGCCTGAAGCTGAACATTCCCCTGCTGAGCGCGGCGATGGATACCGTCACCGACGCGCGGCTGGCCATTGCGATGGCGCGCGAGGGAGGCATCGGCATCATCCACAAAAACATGACCATTGAGGAGCAGGCGCATCAGGTCGACCGCGTAAAACGCAGCGAACATGGCGTGATCACCGATCCTTTTTATCTCTCTGCGGAGCATCTGATCTCCGACGCCCTGGCGCTGATGGAGCGCTACCACATCTCGGGCGTGCCCATCACCAAGGACGGCCGCCTGGTGGGCATTCTCACCAACCGCGACCTGCGCTTTTTAACGGACTTTACCCGCCCCATCTCCGAGGTCATGACCAGCGAAAACCTCGTCACCGCGCCGGAGGGCACCACGTTGGAGGAGGCCAAGGAAATCCTGCGCCGCCACAAGATCGAAAAACTGCCCATCGTGGATAAAGACTTCCAGCTCAAGGGCCTGATCACCATCAAGGATATCGAAAAGGCAATCCAGTATCCCAACTCCGCCAAGGACCCTAACGGCCGCCTGCTTGCGGGCGCGGCAGTGGGCGTCTCGCGAGATATCGAGGAGCGCGTCGCAGCGCTGATCGACGCCAAGGTGGATTTGATCGCCATCGACACCGCCCACGGTCATTCACAGGGCGTGCTCGACACCATCGCACGCATCAAAAAGCGCTTCAGTGTGCCAGTGATGGCAGGCAACGTGGCCACCGCGCCGGCAACCCGCGCGCTGATCGAGGCGGGCGCGGACTGCGTCAAGGTGGGCATCGGCCCCGGCTCTATCTGCACCACGCGCGTGGTGGCGGGCATCGGCGTGCCCCAGATCACCGCGGTGGCGGACTGCGCGGAAGAGGCCGATAAGTTCGGCATCCGCGTGGTTGCCGACGGCGGCATCAAGTATTCCGGCGATATCGTCAAGGCCATCGCCGCCGGCGCCAGCGCCGTGATGCTGGGCGGCGTGCTGGCCGGCACCGAGGAGGCCCCCGGCGAGACGGAGATCTACCAGGGCCGCTCCTTTAAGGTGTACCGCGGCATGGGCTCCATGGCCGCCATGGAGAAGGGCAGCAAGGACCGCTACTTCCAGGACGGCGAGAGCGACGCGAAAAAACTGGTGCCCGAGGGCGTGGAGGGCCGCGTGCCCTACCGCGGCGTGCTGGCCGATACTATCTACCAGCTGCTGGGCGGCCTGCGCTCGGGTATGGGCTACTGCGGCACCCGCACCATCGAGGACCTGCGCAAAAACGGCGAGTTTATCCGCATCACCTCGGCGGGCCTGCACGAGAGCCATCCCCACGATATCTACATCACCAAAGAGGCGCCCAACTACCAGAGCGGCGTGTAA
- a CDS encoding DUF2500 family protein, translating into MWWVDVALWAALPLALLAPRLLWGPKLREQAVLVQKQVNALSTFETKEHETGFFSGISYAEARLEPFRFNMTGHAEAYRKAYFCGPRPQYCLVFDARGHKITCFAPKRIYDRMLVGMRGTLTYRGVHFLSFACGGFRIRRWRF; encoded by the coding sequence ATGTGGTGGGTCGATGTTGCCCTTTGGGCGGCGCTGCCCCTCGCGTTGCTTGCGCCCCGCCTGCTGTGGGGCCCCAAGCTGCGTGAGCAAGCCGTCCTTGTGCAAAAGCAGGTCAACGCTCTGTCAACCTTCGAAACCAAGGAGCATGAAACTGGGTTTTTCTCCGGCATCAGCTACGCAGAAGCGCGCCTTGAGCCCTTTCGCTTCAACATGACGGGGCATGCCGAGGCGTATCGCAAAGCGTACTTCTGCGGGCCTCGGCCCCAGTACTGCCTGGTGTTTGACGCGCGGGGCCACAAGATCACCTGCTTTGCGCCCAAGCGTATTTATGACCGCATGCTGGTGGGAATGCGCGGCACGCTGACATACCGTGGCGTGCATTTCCTCTCGTTTGCCTGCGGCGGGTTTCGCATCCGCAGATGGCGGTTCTGA